TTGattagaaaaattataaaatgaatcaAGACGCCACTCTTAAagagtaattttaattgtatgtatataaaaccataattcaatttaatgaatCAATTTTATGATATGCGGAAGGTTGCAAGAGTTGCCACAACATTGACTTCAAAACTTAAGCTACAATTTCATGAGAAGGATGGCGATCTTAGAGGGCGTGGCCCACAttgagcaaacaaataaacatggtcatgcaatattaatatttatgcacaAATATTGAAAGTAGAGCGAGAAGCAAAACCAGGTCTTGCCACCACAATACAATACGAATACAAGCACGAGTGCATTGGAGCGAGGTGGAAGTTCCTGAGGGCGATTCGCaaatacatactcgtatatctTCTAAGTGAAATGCTAAAAGATTGATGACTCGGCGTCTTTGTGTGCCTTTGCGCCGGACGTTCTCTCACACTCCTCCTCGCAAATCGTTCGTTCCCTTTCGCCCTGCACGTTTATAAGAATTTATGGCAATGACTGTTAAGGCAatgctgcgtatacgcaatatttatatttatgtattatgaATCAATGCGTGCAGCGTGCGAGCAGAGGCGTGCAGAGCATGGCTGGCTATCAGTGGTGTGGACCGAgaaagggggcgtggcagggcAGCATAAAAAAGTAGATACACATGCCATGTACGACGACGCTCCACTAAAACAAAAGGATAACAATAACTTTTCGGCATGGGAAGAAGGAAGAAGGACTCGCAATCTTAACGAAAGGTCTTTGGGGGCGGATTATGCGTCAGCTTCCGTCCTGACAGCGGGGGCGAGTGCGGGGACTGTGCTTATAAATAAGCTCGCATAACGGTAACGAATAGAGTGCACATAAAAATTGCATGAAAATGAAAGACACCCACTCGACAACGAACAATACTCAAACTCagactcacactcacactcgcactcgcattcTCAACAATCATAGGCAGCTGGACCCTGAACCTAAACTGGGCCAAATAGGCCACAATGTGGACGTGTATgcttgtgtatatatattatgaaaaaaattatactatTACAATCAAGTTTACGACTGCAATTCGGTCGCATTGCTTGAGTGCCAATGAATATTACGATGGCAACGCGATGATCGGCCCTTGAGaagataatgatgatgattgcgTTGGCTTTCTATTcgtttctttactttttttgtgggggagtcaaataaaaaaacaaaacaaaatcagcCTAAACGGCCATTTGGCAAAAATGAGATAACGGATGTGATATGAGCTCGCTGTAAAGAGGGGGAATTTCTTAAAGATAACTTAGAATGCCAAAATCCTTGATTGAAAAacgtatattattattaatgcgTGCTAAGATAgagaatatattttcaaatcataattaaatattgaattgataaaaaaaaattaaatcttaaatcaagatacaattatacaatatttctatattggtttttttttatgaaatttaagaaTTCATTCTTATTcaagtcttagttgctttggttgataatatggtatatttcgtactCTGTGATGTAgtaatcgatataccaaattgggagttttatttggtatatttaatgaataatcaCGCATTATTtagctttcattaaaaatgtgtagtGAAAATCTCCGAGACAAGCAAACTCTGTAACATATGCCTTAAAACAATAGTTGAAAACcgatattttgttttaagaattttctATCTGTAATTCTTGtttcttgaaatttattagaataatttacaaaatcatGATTGTACTTTTCAATATAAgactttctctctgtgtacgGATGCAGCAgattagttattttttaattaggtattcatttaaaaatggGTATACAAGTAAGGTAACTTCAACATAAATGCTTCACAAATTGCTTTCCTTCGTATGATGCTTGAACCATGAGTTGTTTTCTTAAGACTTACCCTTCACATGTAGCTTGTGTGTCTCGTACGTTCACATGAGGATTCCAACTGCAGTCTTAATCCAAGCGAGCAAGCACCAACAGCACAAGCATCAAAATATCAGCAATAGGAATGAGCGTTAGTTTTTTGAGCTGTGCTCACACAGTTTTAAAACCTTTCTCTCGACACCCCTTTGCAAAGTGGGCAACTTTTGAGCTCGCGGCAGTCAggtaaaaattgcaatagcTAAAAGGGTTgctagcagcaacagcaatagcaacaacaacaactacaacaacaaaagccaaacgTAACTTTTAGCATCGACAAGCGGCGCTTTtgacagccaacaacaacgtcatCCCCCGCTGCGTGCCACTTCaccctcatcctcatcctcgcATCCCCAACGAGTGCTTTTTTCGTGAGCTTTGAGCCACTTTTTTGCGCCACAAAACTTTACACTTTGACATGCAGCCACGTGTATGACGACgttatatgtatacatacatatatatgtgtatgtgtgtgtgactgtgtgagTATTTGTGAATGCTGAATGCGCATTCGTTGTcgctttgcctgacatttaagTTGTTCGTAGCCGAGCGGCTTTTTGGATTGCGGGGGCCAGGGCGACCTTTGAATGCAACGCCAAAGCCAACGCTGAGTTGCCAATGGTTACCCTTTGAATTAGCCCACAGCAGTTGCTAATTCCCCTAATAGTTGACAAATGCTGCGATTAATGTATAATGATGTTAGCGtgatatttgtgtgtgtgctctctaTTAAAGCTAAATTGCGTTTTATATGCGCCTATTACAGTTAAtcatttttagtataaaatgtaagcgtgtttgttttcattttatcttAAGCAATCAATTGCTAATTGTATTgcagtatttaatatttaatagatgatagatgatataaatattttataaatggtATGTACCAAAGGCTGTAAGCAATTATTATGTTACATTATGTTCTTTCTCCCAAATattggaaaatataaattatttgttaaaattggattttttggagaatttttaataataataaataaaaaaaagaaaaaattaggTAACAAATAAtgattgatttataattttgattcCATTATTCTTCATTTTCTTAATTTGTCTCAATATTTTAGCAtagcattaatatttaaattatgccCCACTGAATCTAAGggatttatttgaatttttcattgttttaagAGGCAACCATTAAGCAGCTGTCGTGAGGTGAGAGAGCGTTCTCTAATGGCCACACAAATATAGCCATAATAATCAGGGACTCTCTCTTGCACacaaggcaaacacacacacacacatacacacctcTCGTACAATCGTTATAATGCACACACACGTGCGAACACTTGAAAATCTTTCAACTCgcatgaatattttaaaactcgCTAGAAACGTATTCAAATTATGATAATGATGGGCAAGGCGAGTGTTTTGCAAATGTGCTTGGGAGAGGGTTGTGTTGGGTTCCTTGCTTCTCACATGAGTGTGTGCACACCTAACACacatgatatatgtatatagtatgtatgtgtgtgagtacaACGCTAACGAGCGCAGGCACTCTGCGACCCAGTCACAAGTCCCAGGTCACAATTCACAGCGTACAATTCGCATCTAGTTCCCttaatgcatttcattaatttgtatacaattttttttcttcttgcgAAAAATTATATGCGAGTGTGAacctgcgtgtgtgtgtgcgatgatgtgtgcgtgtgtttaaTGAGCACTTGTGTGAGTGGATTGCCGGGCATCATTAGAAGTCACTTCATGACAAACTCTCCCCTGGGAAGGAGTTAAGAGTGCACTTGACTTTGAGCTtcttaatttttgaaattcaacaGACTCTTGAGTATTGCAGTTGGCACAATGCAAGGGTCGGGATGTCAGATCTACttacaaatcaattgaaattcagcAGTAATTGCAGACAAGTTCATGTcacattaataaattgaacatTGCTATTCATTGGTAAATTATTTGATACATTTTTCAAcatcaaattaataatgtatttcataaatttgccATGTTGAAAGCAACTTCATAATAAATAGTTTGCCCTGGCTTAAAAGTTAtaaacactttaaaaattatgtgAAATGTCATACACATTATGAGCACTATAGACTTTGACAATTATGAGAAATCAACTTGGCCACCAGACAAGAATCCACCGATTTCGACAACCAGCTGGGTCATCATATTGGTAGTCAGTCTCTTTTGGTGCTTGTGCTGCATTCCATTCATGATTTGGATCTTCTGGCGAATGGGATTCTGTACGAGTGAGCAACATTATGTCTGATTAAATGTGTGAGTTGGATGCACTGATTTGAAAGCAGATTCTATATCGTTTTTTTGCCCTAACATCTAGGTGATAACCCGAACAAAATGGATTCAATACTgtaaaaattttgaatgtaatattaaatcaaCATCTTGCAAGTTATCAAAGAATGTTCAATTGGACAATTTTGGAATATTCTATGATAAAATGCACAGATAATTAGTTTTGCATGAATATACTAATTTCGGTTTATGATCTAAGCTAAATACAGTAATCTCgtgaaattgataaatatatttaacatacatataatgcCATGATTTTATCTTcagtttttaaaattgttgttgttggaaaatcataaaatgtttaaagaaattaatcgAACTTTGAAACCTGATGACGATAAAGTTCATACAATTTccgaaataaattttattataatcataGCGATTTGCTTATTTTGGTGCTTTTGCTTTATTCCTTTTTGCATCTGGTGTATTTGGAGACTGGGTCTTTGTTCTATCCATGAGCAATAGGAGcacagtatatatatgtatataaaattgaaaaactaaatttcacgtttaggtttttttttgtattggtAAGTCAAAAAGATAAGAACCagttatattgttttattgatttttttctgttatAGATACCAAATTGATACAATTGGATAAATCAATATGAAAGCCAAAGTCAAGGTCTTGAATAATTTACATGATTtttaaactgaaaatattGCTAATTGTTTTCAATCAACGATGAAAgatattgattttataatgTTACAGCATATACTGTATTGAGTGTGTTCCATTGTGacatagaaataaaaaatataatatttacaaaaatatattaaactatatcgaaggctatatttggtatattgattcaTTTATACACattcaatataccagattgtacaatcatattaaattatttggttCTGATGGCAATCCAATTTTtaagaatcataaatactgtctttattattgtatttagtaAAAAGTACatattctattttgtttacaatttatttatcttcGAATTTATTGAGTTTCCTATGTTTCCAtgattaagtattttaattttcttttctaatATCGTTGCTTATACATTAGAACAGAATCTCTATATATTTCCAAGAAGAAAAACGCCACAGAGATGCACAAGCATGTCAGTTAAAAGTCGTAAATGCACTCAGCACTTTGTCAGCTTTCAGACAGGAAATGCAGTTGCCATTTTTCTTTAGCCAGTTGCATCAGCCACTCTCCTTACTCAAGGAGAGCgagtaaatgtgtgtgtgcagaaaTAAGTCTTACATCTTTCTTGGGCTGTCTGCAATTTTGGGTGCTATAAAAAGTATCACTTTACTTCTCAGGATGccatgttttgttgttgcattgttgttttgtcTAAATTTCGTAGCTTCCATATtcagttttataattttttgcaaGTTTTTGTGGGGcatgaaaaactttttcattGCCACTggcaaagtttttttcttttatattccCTCGTTGAAGTTTTGCAGAGTGCATGTGCACTTAGAGAGTTTGGAAATAGACATGTTGAAGAGTGTGAATTCAAAGTTGCAAGCACGATATACACATGTAAACTATAGTCGAAATTTGATATGGTTTCTGCAAGCTTGGTTATTCAATAGAAGCTAAAGAAATCAAATAgatttttgtgaatttttatagttatttgctttaattactTTGGCCAGTCATTTAAACGTGCTGgtaactatttattatttacataatttaaattaggaAATCCGGGAGTATGCACCATAAGTGAACCATACTATTATTGATCAGAGCAGCTAAATGGAGATTAGCATAAATTTAGCTTGAACTTGACAACAGATATTTacaagaataataaataaaccaaattcaATAGAAAGTTCTTTCAAAACATAATTAGttgataattaatttaaatatagatttgaatgcataaatttaaatgttcgAGCATGCTTagataataaacacaaaagcCATTCATGAAACTTGTTTTATGAtacagagatagagataacAACATGCAGATAGCCAGAGAAGACAAAGATAAAGAGGctatctatttttaaattggaatGCGAATGTTGTTGTATGTATCTCATTtagctaaatattttatttctttttgtattgaCCAACTATACTCTTTATTGGCACTAATAAAACACAATTCTTCCACACGGCACATGGATCATTGCCcctttaaatgtataaaaatattatcgTTATCTtgagaaataaattatattcataaattatacaaaatagatATGTTGCTTTTGACACGGAAAAGTctgaaatgaatttataacATTGTTTATATTGATAAGATgatgcaataaattaaatgatctgttattattataattaattgatgagaattatgtaattaaaaaactgaGGAGAAGATCTTCACTATGTCATCTCGATGCGTAGTTGCTGAGCGCTCTTATCGCGCCAACCAGCTAATAAAATCTCGAAACTTTTCCAGCTTCCTTTGCCCATTGCGCACTGAAACCAACTTCCAATGATGCTCAAGTACCAGACGCTCCTCCTTGTCGAGTGATTCAGCATATTTGTGGATCTTCTTGCCAAAGGATTTAAGCAGCTGATTGGTGCGCAATTGAACGGTGCGCTTCCAGCGATCGAAGCCATTGCGTTGCAGGCAGAAGGCAATCAGTTGGGTCTCAATGTTCGTCGTTTTTTCGGCGGCATCTGAATCCAAATAGTCATCGACAATGTCATAGAAGAACTCCAGTGTTTCCTTGGTGTGATTGTGGCTAACGGCAAGATACCGCTCACAGCTGCTGAGGTAATCGAGCATTTTACTATTCTGTGAGTCCAAAATGAGCAGATCATCCACAACACCATCAATCACTTCGGTGGCCTGGATAACAGCATTTCCAGTGATGGCTTCAAGATTCTGCTCAGCCTGTTTGGTCAAGCGACTGCGGATGTGATCGCCATAGCAGGAAACCGATGTGAATTGCAACTAAAACAATAGCAATTATAAGGTTAGAAAAGAAAGGCACGCGCGGACTGGCAAATAACTTACCAGcgatagcagcagcagcagcagcaacagcgaggCGCCATGAATGAATGGGCGCTGTTTGCTCGATGTACGCGGCTTTCTACTCATCGTGACAGCTTGACAGGCGGTTGTCTACTGAATGCCAAGTCTGGGAGACTTTAAATCGGGTAGACGAGCCAAGAAAAAAAGACGAgcaagagaaacaaaaaactctAGATATTGCTGATAGTGTTATCAGGAGGCggcctctttttttttggtatggGAATAGCCTAAGTTTGAATGTTTGTGATGAAATACGATTGGGATTAATGTTCTCGTATGACACAAGCTTGGGGGTGAAGAACCCGCCGATTCCGCAGTGTAGTTGATGACGTTCCCCGACCAAGAAGAACGTCATCAACTACACGGTTCACTTGTGATAGCAAAAGTTCACTTTCTCATTTGAGTGGCAGGGGAATCGTTTTTTCCGGTTTAGTCACGGTTGTGGTTTACTCGTCGTATGTGTGATAAATGCGCAATGTGGGTCAGTAGTAGATGATAGTGGTGCTCATCGAGAGCACAAAAAGTGGCAATTACTTGCTATTTGGAGTTTCGAGTGCCTGCAAATCCCCAATACGCGCTCCTATCGAGTTGCAATTTAAACTTCGATGAGCGAAGTTTGTTTGGAAATTGCGTTGGCTGCTATGAGAATATGGATAAACAGAATTCAGtgttgtgttcttttttttgtgcaggGTTGTTCAGGAAATGTTTCtgaaatttctatatttcttcTTTAATCAATTCCTCTTGCTCCTCTTCGAAATAAACGCAACATAATCAAGCGTCTAGTGCGAAACAATTACGCCCACCGAGACCTCTTTATAATCGCATGTAAAACTCTCGGTTAAACTTTCAAACATCAGATTTATACCAGAAGTATATGACTAAACAATAAGCAACTCGGTGCCCCGGTGAATTCCACAAGGGAACGAGTGCGAAACGAGGAACGCAAGTGTTGTAAATTGGTTTGCCTTACATGGGCTTTGCCACCCTTTGGAATTCTCTCGCCCGCCCAGCCATGCttgcatgcaaatttcaataactTATATTCGTAACCCTTCCGCCAACTGACACTGAATATCAAATATGAGAGGCAAAGCGCCGACGatgtacaaaaattatttgcatactttttaggGATGCTTTGgggaaaaacgaaaaacgaaaaacgtgAAAAGGAAAAGCTCAAGCGCAACCgaaaaaaggcagcaaaaacaaGCAGTTGGAGCCACATGTGGCGCACTTTTGGTTTAGtgcgagaaaaaaaaagctaaaaacaagCCGTTACATGGTTTCAGATTGAGGGTGGAACGGgggagtctctctctctcttaaagaaggagaagaagggCAGACATCCTCACACTACTTTGTAGACGTCTCCTTGCCACGCAAACGAAAcgagtttatttattgcatttgcaaattttacaCAACATTTTGTAGTCGATGCATCTCCCTCCTCGCAAGGTGTGTAACTTGAGTTTATCGCTGAAAAATACTTCCCTCTCCATACCAGAAATTGATTCGGTTTACGTATGTGGAAAGTAAACTTTGCCTGGCATTTGTAACACGAAGCGGCAAGTTCAATGAAGCCAAAGGTGTTTGCTTGTTACACTGCCCCGACCTCCCCcctacgtttttttttgttcctttatttcattttttttttttttttgtttggtgtcGGTGATTGGCAGTCAGTTGAAGAGTGTGTTCGGGGGAGTTGGAGAGAGCAAACCGCTTGCCGTTTGCCAAGCAGCCAAATTGATGTGCAaatatttccataaatttattttctataccTCCAAGTTTTTGGGTGTCATGTTtgaaaacatacaaaaaatttgcACAACTTATTGGAGCATcacggcaaaaaaaaaataaaaaaaaactaaaaactcgTGGCGGCTGACGTCAGTGTTTGGGAATGtgatttttgcggtatatgaaagttttgtttttttatgcgTATGTAAAAATTCCATCATCaattatgtaatatttttgaagagtcagaaaatatttcaaatttgaaattaactacagttctttatttttatttttattgtaaatttgaaatgaactacaattctttatttttatttgtttatttacgtTAACAACAAGTATGTTAACGTAATCTATTATCAATTATCGGTTCTTTTtagtttcaattatttatttactttaaaaatttaattctaaCATTACTGGAAGCACTCGTTTCTAAGCATTGACATTGAATGGAAATATGACTAAATCAATACATCAAATCTATACTAAGTCTAGaaaatatttcgttttttatatTGAACTTAAGATTTCGTAGAATGCTTTTTATTTACCAATTGGTATCTTCATttactacattttttatttctagtATTGACTGAATTTTTTAGCGCAAGCTTAAGAATTTATTACTACTATTAAAATAAGGGATTTCCACATGACCACATGATCATTGACCGTTTAAGTGTATGAAAAAATTCGCAATTTGCTTATCTTgagaaattaatatatgttattcataaattattcaaattgatatGCTGGTGGTCGACACGAAAAgtcttcaataaatttataacattGTTTATagatataatattaataggatgatgcaataatttaaatcaactattattataataatttactgAAGAACAATTTGAACTGAAAACTCTCTTAGCAGTTGCTTAGCACTCTTTGCTTATTGCACACTGAAACCAGCCTTCAATGCTGCTCGGTCGGCCTAATCGAGGCTTTTAACACATCTGTGGAAGCAATTTATCCAATGCTATGCAGACAAAGGTCAATCATCTAGACCTCAATGCTCCTGGTCTTCTCGGAGCCATCTGCATCCAATTAGACATCGATGACAACATCAGTTATTTCTTGGTGTGTTTGTTGCTAACCGAAAGATATCGCTCACCGCTGCTGAGATAACAAGTTTCTTCTCAGCTTATGCTGTCAAGCGACTGTGAATATGATCGCCACCACAGTAAGCCGATGTGAATTGCAGCTAAACCAACAGCATTTATATGgattgaaaagaaattaatcTACGCTGGCAGTGATgactataaatacaaaaaaaagaataatattttaggcagaaattaaattaacgaAAGCTGCCTTTTAGGctgcatttcatttggttttgtaattaaataaatgcaaacttatttttttcttatcattaatgtatgtatattactacatttttatattctttttattgtgtttagttttattgcatatattttgcttCTATTTTAGTCAATTGGGCTCCTACTGCGCTGCCACTCTTGCGATATTGAGTGAATCGCTTCGCTTATTCAACTTTAGACACAACGCaaagattgttgttgttgccagcatTCGTAGCGAGCTGGTTATGGTGTAGCGTAGCTGCGGGTTCATATCACGcatggaatttattttatatatacatttttgtataaataattttgaattttaaaaacatgttCTGAGCATTTTTCATACATGCCTTTTATTGGATTTATCAGAAGTCAAAAAAATACGATTTTActacataaaaattataataattaacagaGATGTTTTCTAAtgcttatatatattttaaaaatagttttctatattgataaaatttaaaaaaagtaaaaagaagcTTCTCGCACATTTACCTCAGATGGGACTCGAACCCACAATCCTCGGCTTAGGAGGCCGATGCCTTATCCATTAGGCCACTGAGGCGATGAACGCTGTGCGGGCTAAAAGCAAACATGAAGCTAACATGCTCAACGTGCGGCAGCTTTTACACATTCGTATACGTATTTAGAttgattgttgctgttgttgttggaattTATTTTGGCCGCAATAACAGATGTTTTAAGGCAAA
This is a stretch of genomic DNA from Drosophila albomicans strain 15112-1751.03 chromosome 3, ASM965048v2, whole genome shotgun sequence. It encodes these proteins:
- the LOC117569902 gene encoding uncharacterized protein LOC117569902, which translates into the protein MSRKPRTSSKQRPFIHGASLLLLLLLLSLLQFTSVSCYGDHIRSRLTKQAEQNLEAITGNAVIQATEVIDGVVDDLLILDSQNSKMLDYLSSCERYLAVSHNHTKETLEFFYDIVDDYLDSDAAEKTTNIETQLIAFCLQRNGFDRWKRTVQLRTNQLLKSFGKKIHKYAESLDKEERLVLEHHWKLVSVRNGQRKLEKFRDFISWLAR